The following is a genomic window from Paenibacillus sp. FSL R5-0766.
CCTCCTATATTCAAAGTTCAATCTGTAATCCATTTGGACGCACTTGGATGCACTTGCATACCTATGCTTTTTGATACAACGCAATATCGAACACATCATCCGGGCGCAGGATCGTATCCACCAGCTTCCACTTGTTACTGTCCGTCTCTCTCATCGGATAATTGAACAAGGACTTCAGCTGATCACCGTATCTCATGGCTACAACCACCTGCGCATTCGTCAGGGCATGCAGTTGATCAAGCAGCTCATATTTAGGGGCCACCGTAGAGCTGAAAATGATATGGGTTGCTTCCCTTGTATAATCCAAATTCTCCAGCAATGTTGACTCCAAACGAATCTTCAAACCCGTGCCCAGCGTCTCCAGCACTTTTTGCCCGAGTGTAATGGACTCTTCATCAATATCGATCCCTACGACCTGTGCACCTGTTCGCTTGGCGATAAGTAATGGTGTCATGGGGAATGAACCGGAGCCT
Proteins encoded in this region:
- a CDS encoding SAM-dependent methyltransferase, with product MITLVHFQTCLSEFAEKFDKLASKYDHTIQHSSELEAVINDYSRFVTDPENKAAWEQLEQSELEELDTLVWELRNKSALCVAIMEKYRALKLENGDVQIADYFKNIEECIDKEFGSFHVTSESNVLLVGSGSFPMTPLLIAKRTGAQVVGIDIDEESITLGQKVLETLGTGLKIRLESTLLENLDYTREATHIIFSSTVAPKYELLDQLHALTNAQVVVAMRYGDQLKSLFNYPMRETDSNKWKLVDTILRPDDVFDIALYQKA